Genomic window (Prionailurus bengalensis isolate Pbe53 chromosome E3, Fcat_Pben_1.1_paternal_pri, whole genome shotgun sequence):
GGCGCTGCTGGGGGCGGCGGAGCGCGTGTCCCAGAGCCCGGCGCTCACCGGTTTCTTTGCGCCGCAACCCCTGGACCTGGAGCCCACACTGCCACCTGGCAGGTGCCTGACTCGCCCCCAACTCCCTGCCTGTGGAAGAACTtggaggttgggggtggtggtggtgatgggaaaGGCCTGTGGTGGGACCTACTAGGAGCTAAGGCTGGGCGGACTGGTGAGGGGTGACCTCTGGCTTGCACCCACCGCCCTTCCCAGTCTGGTGATCCTGCCTGCCCCTGAagagcccccgccccacccaccgGACAGCCTCACCATCCGTAGCCTGGAGGCTCAGAGCCTGCGCTGCCTGCAGCCTTTCAGCACCCAGGACATGCAGGGCCGGCCTTTCCAAGCACGGGCCCAGGAGGCCCTAGACGTGCTGCTGCGACACCCCTCAGGTAGGGCTGGACAGGACTGTGCAGACCCGACCACCTGCCTCCGGGACCTCAGCAGGCTTGGGGCCCTGAACCCCCGCCCGCCTCTTGCCCACAGGCTGGTGGCTGGTGGCAAATGAAGACCAGCAGACAGCATGGTTTCCTGCTCCCTACCTGGAGGAAGCAGCCTTGGGCCAAGAGCAACAACCCCTAGGGAGTGGTGGTATGccagtgccctcctccccaccctaaGCCACCTGCCATCTCTGGGCAGGCTGCAGCAAAGCTGAGTCACAGGAAACACCTAACAGATGGAGGAGATCGAGGACATGGGGTGACTAGGTGGTGGCAGTGACCCCATAGCACGTACTTGGTCCCCACAGTGAGCTGGAGCCCCAGTGGGTTTGCATGCTATCCATTACCAGGGGGATGCCTTAAGGTGATTCTGTGGGAGACCGCGAAGTGGGGACCCCGGCCTCTGTGGCCCTGCAAGTGACCCCGAGCACCCATTCCCAGGGCCCCAATTCTGCACTGCCCTCGCCTATGAGAGCAGCCACGAGGATGAACTGTCCGTGCCCGCAGGGGCGCGCGTGCGCGTGCTGGAAACATCCGACCGTGGCTGGTGGCTGTGCaggtgagtgggggcggggctggagctGGGCCCAGCTTGGGGCGGGGCAGGATCCAGAGCTGGCCAAACTCCGCCCTCTTCACAGGTTCCGCAGGCGCTCTGGTCTTCTCCCAGCCGTGCGGCTGCGACCAGAGGGCCTGGGCGCTCTCCTGAGTAGACCCGGGCTCCACCGCGAGGCCAACGGCGaggagattagagtgggagaaGCCCAAAGCTCCCTTGAGACCTCCCAGGCCGCAACCCTTCCCCCTACCGTGCCCGCCCGCCCCACGCTGAGCGCCATTCAGAGCCGCTGCTGCACCATCACCCGCAGGGCACTGCTGCGCAAGGACCCCCTTGAGGGTGTGTGGAATTGCGCAGAGGGCAAGCCAAACGCTCCAGACCCCGGGGAGGACTGATGCCAGCCACCACCAtcagggctggaggaggagcaTGTGAGGGTGGGAGCCCTGGCGGGAAGGGCCAGGAAGCTATACTCCTCTGTCGCCTGAGTAAAGCTCTTCTGACTGATCCACACCTCGTGTCTGCCAGTACTTAGGGGCAGGGCCTTTTGGGTCTTGGACAGGCCAGGGCACAGGGGTGGGACCTGGGACCTGGGCTGAGACAAAGCCCCGACAGACACAGGGAATCAGGGTAGAAAAGTAATCTTTCAGCATGTTTCAGAGAGCAGAGGGGGCCACAGGCAGGGGGGGCAACTTCATGTTGTGCCACAGAAAGTCCAGGAAGGTGGCTGCCTGCAGTGTCCGGCTGAGTCGCTGAAAATGCCGCtctggaggaggacagagggacGTCAAGGGGTCTGGCCGGGCCGTGCCCTGTCCcgctggccccccccccccccccacctaccgGTGTAGGGTAGCAGGGCCTCGAGTGAGGCCTGCAGGCCCTGGTAGGCCAGGAGCTCTTCTGGGGCCTCGTGCCGCAGGAGCACACCCAGCACAGCCTGGGCTTCGTGGCAGTGCCTGGAGTTGGTGTTCCACGTGACACAGAAGCGCAGCAAGGCCTCTGTGGGTGACAAGGACAGTCAGACATGCCCGCTGGCTGCCTTGCCCATACTGGCCACTGCCCAGCCTGCCCTCCCACCCGACCTTTCTGGTCTCGTCGCAGCTGCAGCACTGTGGCTCCCAGCTTCTCGCAGGCCTCGGGGTCCCTCCGGATGGCtgcggggggcaggggaagagggaagactGAGTCCCAGGGAAGGGGCACAAGATGGACCCAAGACCCCGTCTGTGCGGCCCAAGGCGGCACTGACCCTGGATAACAGTCAGCACAGTGTGGGGCCGGTCCAGGGAGATGGCCAAGCCCAGTGCCCGCAGGTACCGTCTCTCATGGAGCAGGTTGTCCAGTTCTTGCTGCCTGGTGGGGGGGAAAACAGGGTCACTGGGGGACCTGGCTGGGACCGAAAGCGGAGCCATCCGAGGGCTGACTCAGGAGTCAGCACCCTGGCCTGAAGCACCTGCTGGTGGTGAGCTGTGTTGctgctcctgcctcagtttccccatgccATAAAGCATAGCTGAAACCTGTATACCCCACTCCAAGGGTGCGATACACGGGACGTGGTTGACGCGGGGGTGGCACTCACAGGGGAGCTGGGCGAGGACCCCCACACTTACTTGACCACCTCCTCCTCCCGCTTGGCCTGCTCTTCTGCTTGCTCCTCTTCGGTCACATCCTAGGGTCAGAGCGAGATCGGACCGGCACTAGCATGCAGCCCTgcacctcccaccaccccccccgcccgACCTCTGCCCCAAGCCTACATACCTTCCAGAGGATGACACAGGAGTCGCTAGCACCGGTAAGGGCACGGTCGTCCAGCCGGCTGCAGTGCAGCCCCCAGACTTTGTCCTCGTGGGCGTCCAGAGTCTTCACACACTCGTTGCTCTTGATGGTCCAGAGCTTCACGAGACCATCAGAGCCGCTGGGGTCGGGATTGGGAGGGGGCTCAGTCCTGGGGCCCATCCGGCAGCAAACCCCCACCCGTATCCCCAGCCCCCGCACCTGGACAGCAGCTGTGTACCGCGGCTTACGAAGGCCACCTTCAGCACAGAAGCATCGTGCCCCTCGAACGTCTGCGGGATGGGGCGGGTGAGGGGGGAGGATGTGAGcaggcacggggggggggggggggggccgggccTGCGGTGGGGACAGCTTACCTTGAGGCAGCTGAAGTCCTGCAGTGCCCAGAGCTTGACGGTACCGTCAGCGGACGCGGTGGCCAGCACCTGGTCCATGGGCGAGAACTGGACACACCAGAGGCCGCGCCGGTGGCCTGAAAAGACGCCCAGCAGCCGGCACTGCGGCAGAGCCCAGAGCTTGGCCGTGCGGTCCTGTGAGCCCGTGGCCAGCAGCTTGTCGTTGGGGGCAACAGCCACACTGTTGATATCCTGGGGACGGGAGCAGGTGGCGACTCAGACTCCCATCCCGGCAAGGGCCCTGTCATACCCATGCCCCGATGTGCCACGTGCTGTCACCTTGTCATGGCAGCGCTGTGTGGCCTGAGCCTGGAGAAGGACAGGACTGCTGTCCGAGGATGCACCCTTGGACAGCAGGGCTTCAGGGATAGGCCACAGCTTCACGGTGCAGTCCTGGCTACCCGTCACCAGGAAGGTCTCCTTCAGCCTGAGACCAGATTTGGGGTAGGGGGAGACACCTGCTGAGTCATGGCCAGCCCTGTCTACCAGGGCATCACAGCCTGAGTCTGCAGGATCATGGTCCCAACCACGGGGACCGTTCCAGAATGCAGACAGCTTCTGGACAACCCCCACATGCCTCTGGAACCACTTAATTCACACTCTCCACCACCTGCCCTGGGTCCCCCCGGAGTTGGTGACTTTGTCACAGTAACACCCCACCCGTCCCCGGcagaaaatgtcttctttttttttttaattttttttttcaacgtttttttttgggggacagagcgagacagagcatgaacgggggaggggcagagagagagggagacacagaatcggaaacagtctccaggctccgagccatcagcccagagcctgacgcggggctcgaactcacagaccgcgatatcatgacctggctgaagtcggacgcttaactgactgcgccacccaggcgccccagaaaatgtCTTCTTTGCCCGAGCCTTGCTCAGCGTTATTCTTTCTGACCTGAAACCTCCCTCCCCTTCCTAGTTTGTaaagtttactttgagagagagacagagagacagagagagagaaagtaagacagcatgagtagggggaggggcggaaagagagaaagagaatcccaaaaggCTCCACACcacggggttcaatcccatgaactatgagatcaagacctgagccgaaatcaaggatggaggtttagctgactgagccacccaggcgccccaagcctcccCACTTTTACTCACCCAGCCCCAAGACCACTTCTGAGGCGCCTCTACTTCCAACGGCAACCGGGGGTGCCCCTGGTGTGTTGTGATATATCCCCACTCCTAAGCCTCAAAGATCAAGGCCAAAGCCTTCCCCCCACACATCCCCCTGAGCTGGACCCCCATTAGCAGGGTTCTGCAAGAACACGGACTCCAGCCCTGACCCACTACCTAGAGCAGCAGATCGTGCCCACGCTGTGCGTGTGCCCGGAgccctgagccacacaggccacCTTGCCAGCCTTGTTCATCCTCCAGATGCAGATGCTCTGATCCTGGGAACAAAAGGGGTGAGGACAGAGGCTGGGCTGGACTTTCCCACCTGGGACCCAAGCCTCCACACCTCTCCAGATGCCTTACCTTGGCACAGCTGGCAAAGAGCCGCCCCTTCCGGAAGACATCTAGGGCCAGGACAATATCtgggagaaagcagagagaaaacgGCCATCGATTACGGTAAAGGAGGGCAGCCCAGCCCAGGACGAAGCGCTGGGGGCATCAGCTCGGCTCGCTCACCGGTGTGGCCGTGGAGAATCTGGCAGGCCATTGTCTGGAGCTCAAACACTTTCAGGCTGGGGCTGTTGGAAGCCACGACGATGTGGGAGTCTTCGGGCCCGAGAAACCGGACGTCCAACACCTCCTCGCTGTAGCCGGCAAACTgggggtggtggttggggggggggacaggagggaCACAAGCCAGAGCCCGCATGAGTGGAGAGCCGGCCCCTGCAGGCCTCGGGGTCGGCAGGGGCGGAGCTCACCTGTTTCCGCAGCTGCAGGGAGCGAGCCTCGTAGAGCAGCAGGTTGTGGTCGGCGGTGACGCTGACCAGCAGGCCGGCGGAAGGGGCCAGAGCGCAGCGGGTCAGCTCCTGCTTGGGGCCCGGCAACTGCCGCTGTGTGTACACACACTGCCCGGAGGCCGCCTCCCACACGCGCAGCAGGCCTGcgtgggggcaggggtgctgggaTTCGAGTCCACggacctcccccagcccccactgcccaccctgGCCTGGCCCCGCACACCTTGGTCTCCGGCTGTCAGGAAGTGCAGGCCCTTGGACTTCACGCCCAGCTCTGGTGCCGGCTCCTCGGGCAACAGCACGGCGGCCTCCACACTCTGAGGATAAATAAGCAGGTCAGACAGGCAgacccaccctccccctgccccctttaCTGGCCCCGGCCCCCCAGAGCCCCCACCTCAAACACTGGCACAGTCTTCGTGGCTTGGTGGGTCCGGAGGTCCCAGACAACGCAGATTTTGTCCCGGCccgagctggggggggggggggtgacagccACCTCAGTTCTCAAGGGTCAGCTGTAGCCCTCCACTTCCCACGTGGCCCAAGAGGCTGTATGCTGACCTCAGCATGGAGTGGCCATCCGCGCTGAAGGTCAGTGAGGTGACGGCACTGTAGTGCGCGGTCATCGTGGCCAGGCACGACTGGTCCTGTAGAGACCACATGCGGACGGTGGCGTCCACAGCCGAGGAGAAGAGCAGCAGGCGTGCGGGGTCCGGGTGGAAGGCCACCAAGCTGCAGGCAcgtggtggggtggggcaggtgagCTATGCCACCCTGGGCCTAACGCCCCGCCCGCCCTGCCGGACCCCGACTCACTGTACGACCCCTGATGACCCCCGAAAGTGGTGCGTCCCGTAGTGCCGCACGACGTCCCAGACACGCACTGCCCCGTCGCAGCCGCCTAGGGGAACGTGTTTGAAGTGAAGGGGCTGCTGTGCCCGAAGACCGCTGACCGTGTGCCCTCCAGCCGGCCCGGGCACCCAGTCAGGGCCCTACCTGTGGCTAGCAGCGTGGAGGTGGGGTCAAAGGCCATGGCGGCCACAGGGGCCGTGTGTATCGCCTTCCACAGGCGGGTGATGCTGCCCTCTCGCCAGGCCCACTGAGCCAGAAGCAGTGCCCGGCTGGCTGTCACCAGCACCTGGAGGAGGATGCGGTTCAGCTGGGTGTGTGGAGGCATGGCCACAGGTCCTCAAAGTTGGACCGAGAGGTCCCAGAGTCCGCCTCCCGTCCCTGCGCCATGTACCTCGTCATCTGGGCTGAGATCGAAGGCGGTGATGTCCTCCTGGTCCTCCTAGAGGCGAGAGTTGGCACACGGTACCGTGAGAACAGGCTgcccccacacctgccccctgccctggctctccccatcctcacctgTTCCAGGCTCCGCAGCACAGCCCCTGAGGCCACGTCCAGGATGTTGACTCTGGTACCACAAATGCAGAAGAGATGCTGCCCAGTCTGGTCCAGCTGGTGACAGAAGGGTCTTAGCCAAGATAGCTCTCTgcagcccctgcctgcccccccactctgcccctccctgggctggTACCTGCACCTTCCCGCCCTTGTAGAAAGGCTCAATCTTGCGCTCGACAGCATAGCTAAAGGGATGACAAGAGGGGAAGACGGTGAGTCACCCACCCCTTGGTCCCGggtgccagctctgtgctgggtgctcTCCCAACAGGACCCTGCCCTGGAGGAGATCCCAGGCAGAGGCATGGGAGGTCAGAGGTGGCTCTTCTGTCATCTTCTCTCAGCAGGACTGTGGGATGGGTGTTGGTTACCCCCATGTCACAGAGAACGGGACACCCGGAGCTGGGCAGTGATTCAAGCCAGGTGTCAGGCAGGAGGACGGCAGCCCAGGCTTTCCAGATTCCCCAGAGCCCAGAAGGCTGTGCCTTGGGGGCCCCCTGCTGGCCGTGGGAGGCCAGCTCAGGGTACCAGCCTGGAGCAACAGCCATCTCCCAGGGCCCTCCAGTCCCAGGCCCAGGCCGCCCCTTCCCCAAGCctggccccttcctcccacccaccaaGTAGCCTTCATCTgtcgcctcctccctccccccgctGCTGCTTCCATGCTGGTCCAGGCCACTGCACTCTCATCTGGACAGCTGCTCCAACCTTTTCACCAGGCCCCTATCTCCCACCTCAAGGGCTGCTGCCAAAAAGGCCTTTCAGAACACACCTGCTTAGGTCACCACCTTACAGATTTCCGAGACCCTGGCTGGAGGAGCCTCTGCTGACCTTTTCTGTGTCACACAGGATGTTCCCTGCGTGTGGCTTGGGTCTCTCTTCCTGGACTTCAGTGGTGCCTGGCTAACTCCACTGGGGGGGAAGCCTGACAACCAAGATGAAATGGagtcccccaacccccaaccccaggTGGCTATCCCACAGAGATGTTCTTGGCACCAGGCGTTGCTCGTCCTACTAGTGACAGAAACGATGTGCTTGACATGTTTCTTCTATCACACCGAGCCCCCACGGAGGGAATGAGTCTGTCCGGTTCACCAGGATGGTCAGGGGATCTTGGGGAATGAATAAGCACAGGATGCGGGGCCTCCAGGGCCACGGCGGACCCGCCCATCTCCAGTCGTGTTGAAGAGGGACAGCGGGTGAAAGCCTCCAGGCCGCCTGCCCCAGAGTGGTTCTTCTCCCGGTACCTGAGGGTCGAGGCGTCCCGCTGCCGTCCAGGACCAGCCGGGACTTGTGCTCAGCCCGACCCTTCCTCCTCTAGACTTTTTCATCCACAACGCCTAAGCCAGCTCCTGATGTAATAACCGAGGCTGGTCCCCCGACTTTGTAATAACGCAGCCTCCACGACCCCTGCGGGGCAGTCCGCACACCGCCCTCAGGCTCTCCCCAGGCCCGAATGGGCGCCCGGTGCAGGGCGGGCGCATTTGCTATTCCTGCTGCGAACCTCGCTCCCTCCCTGGGCGGCACCCGCAGCCGCAGCGCCCCGGCTCACTTGGCCTTGAAGCGACCCACTCCCGCCACGGGCTCCGCCATGTCGTCgtcgtcgccgccgccgccgcgtgAGGGAACCTGGCTCGCCACTTCTCACTGCCGGCGCGCTGCAGATGGCGTCACGGCCCACGACTATGGCGTCATCAGCACTGTGCGCTCGGCGCCATCTTTACTGTGGGCAGCTTCCGCGTAAGGAAGCGGAAGATGCGTTTCTGGCCTGGAGGGGCGGGGGTAGAGCGGCTTGGAGGCGGCTGCGGGCGTTGGGCAAAGATGGCAGTTACGGGGTTTGCACGCTGTTTGCCTTTTGttggaaaatttaaaagagagTCGTAGAAGATGTTTACTAAACTGATCCCAAGACTCCTGCCCCCTCGGCATTCTGGGATTTGGGGGCAAGTGCGGTCGGGTGCGGTCAACTAGGTCCGGCCTCGGGGCTCATGGTCTGGTGTGAGATGTAACGCCCGTAAACGACTAGACCTCGTAACTTCGGAGTCTctcaaatgtttactgaacacaTTCTATGTGCAAAGCTCTGGCGCAGACATTTGGGAGAcaccagaggagaaaaaaacaaaacaaaaccctgcctTCAAGTAGCTCAGGTGCTACAGGGGAGAAGGGTGGGCGAAGGAAGGGCGAGAAATTAGTGCGCTGGATGGAGCGGAGTGCAGGGGGTGCACTTTCACatggggtggtgggagaggatTCATCGAGAAGGTGACACCTGAGCCAGACCTGAAGTTGGTAAGCACGGACCCCTGTGGCTGTGTGGGGGAACAGTGCTTGTGGCTCCAGGGAACTAGCAGGGAGGAGAATGGAAGGGCAGGAGGTCGGAGACAAATGGGGGTTCCTCGTGAGTCATTCTGAGGCGTTGACTTCTATGAGTTCAGCGTTTTGAGCTCTTTGTGTGATTGGCTGTGAAGCTAGTAAGCAGATCCCTTCCCTGGGAGAGGATCAGGGGAAACCTCTATGAGGAGACATCCGAGGGAAAGGAAACCAGGCAAATGGAGAGCAAGAAGAGCCTTCTGGGAGGAAGAGGTCCAGGGAGAAAGGTCGTCGTATCCCTGCGGGGTGAAGGCAGTAGTGCCTGGAAAGGGGGCAGGGTGACAAATGGGATAAAGCTGTGAGGCCAGCAagcacagggcaggggtggggccaggcctgggctccGCGTTTATTTACGTCTCTAATTACAAGGTACCTAGGCCCGGGGCTCCCCACACCTCGGCCCCAGTGCTGCCTTCTGGGGTGGCCTCAGTCTCCTCTTGCGGGGTGCCCACGATCAGCGCGTCGTCCTCCCGCAGGAAGTCCCGGAGCTGGGCCAGCTGCCTGCGGATGAAGTTGGTGGCGTGGTGCACCTTGCGCACGCGCCGCAGGAGACCCAGCACCAGGCCCCGGCTGCGCTCCTGCCGCTGGCTCCAGGCCTCACGCAGCTCCTGGTAGCAGTTGTGGTGGGCACGCTCCACCGGGCCCAGGGTGGCCCCACAGCCCAGTGGACAGTGCTGCTGGGCCCCATGCTGGCAGTGCTGCCGGTGCTCAGCCAGGGCCCCACGCAGCACCTGTGCCGGGCAGCCCTCGTTGGGACAAGCCATCAGCTCAAAAGGGCAGGAGTCCTGGTGCCCCCTGCGATGGGCCAGGGGGCATGTCGCTAAGCAGCCAGCTTCTGCGTTCTTGCACTGGGGGTAGAGAGCACCATGTGAGCCAGGCCAGCTTGGATACTGCCAGCTCACGAGCGGCCTACCTTCCACAGACTCCCCCATCCGTCATATTGAACTGGGAGACTGCCAAGCCCTAATGGCATCAATGACGAGGAGAGGGAAATCGTTGGGCAAATGCTTGGAGGTGGGAAGAATCGAGATCTCTGAGGCACAGGGCCTGAGGCTTGAGGAACCGAGACATCTATAAAAATAGGGGGCTGGAGAGTAGTGGCCAGCACAGCAGACACTTCATTCTCTAAAAATTTTGTAGAATCCCTGTTTTACAACTGAGGCCCCAGGGGCTCAGAAAACTTaggtaacttgcctaaagtcacacagcaagtaagtgaCAGAGATGTGACTCAAACTCAGGACTGATGGCCCCCAGGCTTCAGTCTATGCTGCTGGAGCAGAAACCCTCCGGTCTTTCTGATGGGATTCTCCTTACCCCTCTCCTggctctccccctgccctggcaGGGGCAGAAGGGTGGTGGGAGTGGGTGCTTCAAGCTACCTTGACTTCCAAGCGGCCAATGGTCCTCCGAAGTTTATTTACGTGGACCATCTTTTTCCGTTTCACTTCTTTCCTGCAGCACGGACAGGTCTTTTGTCTAGGAGGcatgagttggggtgggggggggggaagtgttGGGAGTGGGAAGGACCAGTTGGCAGCAACATGCCTTCCCAGGAGGTCCCTTCTCAAGCTGGAAGAGGCATGAGGGCTTCATAGGGAATTCGGCTCTGAGGCTGGAGCCGCAGATCCCACAGGCTGCAGGGGCCCACATATTTTTTATGTCCCAGGAGATTTGGCAGTGGACTCTTCTGGCCATTGTAAGTCACTGCTCCGCAGGTCTTCCTCTCTATTCCAGGCCACAGCCTtgctcctgccctcccagcctctcGGGGACCCACTAGCACCTGGCTAGCCACCGGAGGATGCATTTCTTGCAGAAGATGTGGCTGCATGGCAGCCTCACTGGCCTCTTGAGAACCCCGTGGCATACGGAGCACAGGAAGCTGCAGTCGGGAGGGCTGGCGAAGAGGTTGAGATCATATCCGCCACTCTGCAAAGGCCAAAATCAGGGCCTGGCTGGGACCAGGATCGGACTGCGTACCCAAAGGGAAACTCCAAGTGGAGGGTCGGGTCAGCATCCATCTTGAGGGGGCAGCTGTGAGGGTCAAGACAACTACCAGTCCCTGGCTGGAACTGGCCTCGGCCTGGAGTTAGACCTGACCAGAGCCCTTGGAAATGTTGGTTTTCTAGTCTTGTTTGGGAACCTGTTACCCAGTGTTCACACTCAGAATAAGGAACGGGGTCCAGCTCTGGACAGCTCTTGAGTTAGGAACAAACTTAAGGGCCAGAGGCAAGAGGGTCCCATGCTCACCATGATCTGTGTCTGGACTGCAGCTCCACTGACCCCCAGGGATCAGGAGCCTCCATTTCACAGCAGGAGTGGGCCGACATCACAGTGGCATTGTCCGGCTCAGGCCAATCACAGCCTTGGTCCAGGGCCCACTGGTAGGTATTCTGTACCATCTAGCCCTTGCTTATAATTGAGAGGTAGGCAGTGTGGACCGGGGGCAGGTGTCTGGAGCCTCTGCCTGAACCCCAGGCAGCACCAGGCCGGGACCCAAACTTCTGGGTGCTGTTTCCCCAAAGCTGAGGCTTCGGCAGGAAAGTAGGAATCATTCCCCTACCCTTCCTCAAATAGTGCTGCTCAGGCCAGCTCTTGGGAGCCCAGGACTTTTCCCACTGACCCACCAGCAGGTCTCTTAGGATCTAAGACATCTAGCTCCAGAGTACAGATGAGGGATGTCAGGACCAAATTCCCATACAACCTGTGGTACCACAGTAACGGGGGGCCTAGTATGCGGAAGGGTGTTCCAGAACAGGGAGGCTCTATTTGGGCAGGCCTAGGAGGAAAGACAGGTGGAGACCAATCCCAACCTGGGAAACCAGGATGTTCCCACACCCGAGGCACATTACCAGAGAACTGAAGGTTCACTACCGGAGTGTTGAGCTCACCAAATCCTAAAGACCCTATCCCCCTCCTGAGAACAACAGGGGGCCACTGCAAGCCTTTGAGCTGGGGATCTTACGCTCTGATGCTAtcaacctcaaaaataaaaatcagttattttactAGCAAAGGGAAATTCTTTAGAAATCACAGAGAATTGCAATTCAAGACATGCAAGCTATGCTAAAACCACAACCAAAGCCAACAAACAAAGGAAATCTTTattttgtggaaagaaaaaaaccggGAGAGATTTTTTTGAACCAACGTCCACCGGACAAAAGCAAGAGTTCAGGGTGATGGCGGTTTCTCACTGGCTGAGTCGCACGAGTGATCCACACAGCTTTCCCTGATAGGGTCTGTAATTGATATTGAGCGGTAGGGCTCCCCCTTCCTCACTCCCCCCCACCGTATTTTAGCCTTGTTTCTCTGTATTCTCActttctggtggtttgctggcccAGCCCAACTCACCACCAAGCTCGAAAAAACTTTATCTGCTCCTGGACATGGTATGGGGTCTGGAGGAGCACACCTGGGTCTCCAATGTAGTTCTGCCACTTACAGAATGACTAACGAGTCACCTGCCAACCTCCGAGAGCCACGGTGTACCCGTCTACGCCATCCAACACCGAGTTGGACTGGTCGCGAAGAGGAGGTACCCCAGAGTCTCTCCCCTCCACAAACACCTTGCTCCCTGCGTCCCAGAGATGCACCTCCCAGGCTgatggctggggggggggggggggggggcaagggcaGTCACACGCGGTCGACTCAGACCACCAGCTTCGTTGAACGCTGAGAGCAGAGCTTGCCTCCCTGCCGTCCTGGCGTCCTGGGCCTCGGGGTCGGGGCGCCGGCGACCTGCAGACAGAGCATGGGGTCAGGAGTCAGAGGCCAGAGCACGGGCGGCGGGCCCGGGGCGGCCGCGCTTGTCGGGGCCTGGGTTTCACCTCCCCACACCGACGAGTGGGCGGTGAGCTGAGGCCCCCGGTGGCTCTGGGCGCCGAATCTCACCCGCGGCCACGACCAAAGCCGCGGGTGATTTTCAACCAacgccgtccccccccccccccccccccccccccccccc
Coding sequences:
- the TBL3 gene encoding transducin beta-like protein 3 isoform X3, producing MAFDPTSTLLATGGCDGAVRVWDVVRHYGTHHFRGSSGVVHLVAFHPDPARLLLFSSAVDATVRMWSLQDQSCLATMTAHYSAVTSLTFSADGHSMLSSGRDKICVVWDLRTHQATKTVPVFESVEAAVLLPEEPAPELGVKSKGLHFLTAGDQGLLRVWEAASGQCVYTQRQLPGPKQELTRCALAPSAGLLVSVTADHNLLLYEARSLQLRKQFAGYSEEVLDVRFLGPEDSHIVVASNSPSLKVFELQTMACQILHGHTDIVLALDVFRKGRLFASCAKDQSICIWRMNKAGKVACVAQGSGHTHSVGTICCSRLKETFLVTGSQDCTVKLWPIPEALLSKGASSDSSPVLLQAQATQRCHDKDINSVAVAPNDKLLATGSQDRTAKLWALPQCRLLGVFSGHRRGLWCVQFSPMDQVLATASADGTVKLWALQDFSCLKTFEGHDASVLKVAFVSRGTQLLSSGSDGLVKLWTIKSNECVKTLDAHEDKVWGLHCSRLDDRALTGASDSCVILWKDVTEEEQAEEQAKREEEVVKQQELDNLLHERRYLRALGLAISLDRPHTVLTVIQAIRRDPEACEKLGATVLQLRRDQKEALLRFCVTWNTNSRHCHEAQAVLGVLLRHEAPEELLAYQGLQASLEALLPYTERHFQRLSRTLQAATFLDFLWHNMKLPPLPVAPSAL
- the TBL3 gene encoding transducin beta-like protein 3 isoform X2, with product MAEPVAGVGRFKANYAVERKIEPFYKGGKVQLDQTGQHLFCICGTRVNILDVASGAVLRSLEQEDQEDITAFDLSPDDEVLVTASRALLLAQWAWREGSITRLWKAIHTAPVAAMAFDPTSTLLATGGCDGAVRVWDVVRHYGTHHFRGSSGVVHLVAFHPDPARLLLFSSAVDATVRMWSLQDQSCLATMTAHYSAVTSLTFSADGHSMLSSGRDKICVVWDLRTHQATKTVPVFESVEAAVLLPEEPAPELGVKSKGLHFLTAGDQGLLRVWEAASGQCVYTQRQLPGPKQELTRCALAPSAGLLVSVTADHNLLLYEARSLQLRKQFAGYSEEVLDVRFLGPEDSHIVVASNSPSLKVFELQTMACQILHGHTDIVLALDVFRKGRLFASCAKDQSICIWRMNKAGKVACVAQGSGHTHSVGTICCSRLKETFLVTGSQDCTVKLWPIPEALLSKGASSDSSPVLLQAQATQRCHDKDINSVAVAPNDKLLATGSQDRTAKLWALPQCRLLGVFSGHRRGLWCVQFSPMDQVLATASADGTVKLWALQDFSCLKTFEGHDASVLKVAFVSRGTQLLSSGSDGLVKLWTIKSNECVKTLDAHEDKVWGLHCSRLDDRALTGASDSCVILWKDVTEEEQAEEQAKREEEVVKQQELDNLLHERRYLRALGLAISLDRPHTVLTVIQAIRRDPEACEKLGATVLQLRRDQKEALLRFCVTWNTNSRHCHEAQAVLGVLLRHEAPEELLAYQGLQASLEALLPYTERHFQRLSRTLQAATFLDFLWHNMKLPPLPVAPSAL
- the TBL3 gene encoding transducin beta-like protein 3 isoform X1: MLSSARLSLSTRAGRCRYQPREGQSGGAGRGCRELSWLRPFCHQLDQTGQHLFCICGTRVNILDVASGAVLRSLEQEDQEDITAFDLSPDDEVLVTASRALLLAQWAWREGSITRLWKAIHTAPVAAMAFDPTSTLLATGGCDGAVRVWDVVRHYGTHHFRGSSGVVHLVAFHPDPARLLLFSSAVDATVRMWSLQDQSCLATMTAHYSAVTSLTFSADGHSMLSSGRDKICVVWDLRTHQATKTVPVFESVEAAVLLPEEPAPELGVKSKGLHFLTAGDQGLLRVWEAASGQCVYTQRQLPGPKQELTRCALAPSAGLLVSVTADHNLLLYEARSLQLRKQFAGYSEEVLDVRFLGPEDSHIVVASNSPSLKVFELQTMACQILHGHTDIVLALDVFRKGRLFASCAKDQSICIWRMNKAGKVACVAQGSGHTHSVGTICCSRLKETFLVTGSQDCTVKLWPIPEALLSKGASSDSSPVLLQAQATQRCHDKDINSVAVAPNDKLLATGSQDRTAKLWALPQCRLLGVFSGHRRGLWCVQFSPMDQVLATASADGTVKLWALQDFSCLKTFEGHDASVLKVAFVSRGTQLLSSGSDGLVKLWTIKSNECVKTLDAHEDKVWGLHCSRLDDRALTGASDSCVILWKDVTEEEQAEEQAKREEEVVKQQELDNLLHERRYLRALGLAISLDRPHTVLTVIQAIRRDPEACEKLGATVLQLRRDQKEALLRFCVTWNTNSRHCHEAQAVLGVLLRHEAPEELLAYQGLQASLEALLPYTERHFQRLSRTLQAATFLDFLWHNMKLPPLPVAPSAL
- the NOXO1 gene encoding NADPH oxidase organizer 1, with amino-acid sequence MAGPRHPVSVCTLALVQTERHQTFVFSVSWSDDSDTFVRRSWDEFKTLHKTLKETFPVEAGLLRRSDRVLPKLRGEADTSLLVRGGRTGRGLARLRLLETYSRALLGAAERVSQSPALTGFFAPQPLDLEPTLPPGSLVILPAPEEPPPHPPDSLTIRSLEAQSLRCLQPFSTQDMQGRPFQARAQEALDVLLRHPSGWWLVANEDQQTAWFPAPYLEEAALGQEQQPLGSGGPQFCTALAYESSHEDELSVPAGARVRVLETSDRGWWLCRFRRRSGLLPAVRLRPEGLGALLSRPGLHREANGEEIRVGEAQSSLETSQAATLPPTVPARPTLSAIQSRCCTITRRALLRKDPLEGVWNCAEGKPNAPDPGED